One Amycolatopsis sp. NBC_00355 genomic window carries:
- a CDS encoding isoamylase, which translates to MIKISKSRAGSKRVTFSLPIGAPPGRVSVVGSFNDWTPGRHHLMPRSNGRRSTSVEVVPGTVLQFRYLGEDGHWFDDPDLPDRANGNCVCETG; encoded by the coding sequence GTGATCAAGATCAGCAAGAGCCGCGCCGGTTCGAAGCGCGTCACGTTCAGCCTGCCGATCGGCGCCCCGCCGGGGCGGGTGAGTGTCGTCGGTTCGTTCAACGACTGGACGCCCGGCCGCCACCACCTGATGCCGCGGTCCAACGGCCGCCGGTCGACGTCGGTCGAGGTGGTGCCGGGCACCGTGCTCCAGTTCCGCTACCTCGGCGAAGACGGCCACTGGTTCGACGACCCGGACCTGCCGGACCGCGCCAACGGCAACTGCGTCTGCGAAACGGGCTGA